The sequence GCTTTAGAAATAGAAAATATGATAAGAACTAAATACGACTTACCTACAGTAGCTGTTAAAGAAACTGAGACAGTTAATAAGAAGGAATCTAAAAAAGAATCTAAGTCTGTTTCTTCAGAAGCATAATAATTTATTAATAAAAGTCCATTTGATTTGTCAAATGGACTTTTAAAATTAAAATTTAATAGATTTATATATGAAATAATTATCTCATCTTGACAATTTATTAATTTTATTATAAGATTATAACAAATACTGGTTTATCATATTCAAAAAAACAGTAAGAATACCTTGACACCTTACACGCTTTCTATTACTGGATTATAGATGGCCTAAATTGATGCGAGGAGGTGTTAATTATGGATCCTATTATTTATTTTATAATAGACATAGTTGTACTAGTGTTATTAGCAATTGTGGAGATTATATTAATAAAAAATGCGTCTAAGAAGAGAATTTTAGATTTAGAAGCTGAATCTAGAACTACTCTTGAAGCAGCGCAAAAAGAAGCTGAAGCTTTGAAAAAAGAATCAGTTTTAGAAGCAAAAGAAGAAGTGCACAAACTTAGAAGTGATTGTGACAAAGAATTAAGAGAAAGAAGAAATGAAATTCAAAGATTAGAAAGAAGAAATATTCAAAGAGAAGAATCACTTGATAAGAAGGGTGACCTTCTAGAGAAAAAAGACAACGAACTTAGTAATAAAATGCAAGAAATAAAAGAGGTAGAAAATCAAGCTCATAAGCTTTATGCAAAGCAAAGAGAAGAACTTGAAAGAATATCAAATTTATCAAGCGAAGATGCTAAACAAATACTATTAGATCAAGTCAATAGAGAAATTAATCATGATGTAGCAATTATGATTAAGGAAGTTGAGACAAGAGCTAAGGAAGAAGCAGATAAGAGAGCAAGAGAAATTATTACAACCGCAATTCAAAGATGTGCTGCTGATCATGTATCTGAAACTACTGTTCATGTTGTAGCCCTTCCTAACGATGAAATGAAAGGAAGAATTATCGGTAGAGAAGGAAGAAACATAAGAACATTAGAAACATTAACAGGAGTTGATTTAATAATTGATGATACTCCAGAAGCAGTTATCCTGTCTAGCTTTGATCCTATAAGAAGAGAAGTTGCTAGAATTGCCTTAGAAAAACTAATCGTTGATGGCAGAATACATCCTGCTAGAATAGAAGAAATGGTTGATAGGGCAACTAAAGATGTAGAAAATGACATTAAGGAAGAAGGAGAACAAGCAACCTTTGAAACTGGTGTTCATGGATTACATCCAGAAGTGATTAAACTTCTTGGTAGATTAAAATATAGAACAAGTTACGGTCAAAATGTTTTAAAGCATTCCATAGAAGTTTCATATTTAGCAGGCTTAATGGCATCTGAATTAGGTTTAGATGTTAATATTGCTAAGAGAGCGGGTTTACTGCATGATATTGGTAAGGGCGTAGATCAAGAATATGAAGGCCCTCATGCTATTATAGGTGGTGACCTAGCGAAGAAATATCGTGAATCACCTGTAATTGTTAATGCAATTGCAGCACATCATGGTGATGTGGAGATGATTTCAATGGAAGCAGTGTTAGTTCAAGCAGCAGATGCAATATCAGCTGCAAGACCTGGTGCAAGAAGAGAAACTTTAGAAGCTTATATCAAGCGTCTAGAGAAATTAGAGGAAATTGCAAACTCATACGAAGGTGTGGAAAAGTCATATGCTATTCAAGCTGGTAGAGAAATTAGAATTATAGTTAAACCAGAATGTGTTGACGATGCTGGGGCTGTTGAAATGGCTAGAAATATGGTTAAAAACATTGAGGAGCAATTAGAATATCCTGGTCAAATAAAAGTAAATATAATTAGAGAAACCCGTGCAGTTGACTATGCTAAATAATTTTAAAAATACATTTTGTGAAAACAAAATGTATTTTTTTATATAAAAGTAAAATTAAAGAAGGAATTTTACAAAATTTATAGAATATATATAGAGAGATATGAGATTGCATGCTTTTTTTTATTAGTTGCGTGTAAACGATATCTGTAATCGATTATACTAGGGGGTCTTTAAATAATGGAAGTATTAAAAGTTTCAACAAAATCAAATCCAAATTCAGTAGCAGGAGCACTAGCGGCTATCATAAAAGAAAAGAATATCGTGGAAATCCAAGCTGTGGGCGCAGGAGCTATTAATCAAGCGGTTAAAGCAATAGCAATTGCTAGAGGCTTTGTGGCACCGAGTGGAAAAGATATAGTTTGCATACCAGCTTTTACAGATATAGAAATTGACGGGGAAGAAAGAACAGCAATAAAGTTAATAATACAACCTAGATAGAATATTGAATCTGTAATAAAAAACTGTTGAAAACAACAGTTTTTTTCTTTTTACAATTTATATATATTGGTGATATAATAATAAATGTTAGGGAAAAATAATACACAATACATAATAAATAGGGGGCAATAGTATGAATTTTTCACAAAAAGCTAAAAATATAGAACCTTCATTAACCCTTGAAATAACAGCCATGGCCAATAAGATGAAAGAGGATGGAGTAGATGTAATAAGTTTTTCAGCAGGTGAACCAGATTTTAATACTCCTGAAAACATAATTGCTAGTGCTTATGAAGCGATGAAAGCAGGTAAGACTAAATATACACCAACTACAGGAATTTTACCGCTAAAAAAAGCTATAACAGAAAAGTTGTATAGAGATAATAATTTATCTTATAATACAGATCAAATTATTGTTTGCAATGGGGCCAAACAATGTCTTGCAAATATTTTTCTTGCTTTGCTAAATGAAGGCGAAGAAGTTCTTATTCCAAAACCTTATTGGGTAACATATCCTGAACTAGTGAAATTAGCTGGAGGAAAACCAGTTTTTGTAGATACAGATAAAAAAAATAAATATAAATTTAAAGTTGAAGATTTGAAAAAATATATAAGCAGTAAGACAAAAGCTATTATTATCAATAGTCCGAATAATCCTACAGGAACAGTATATACTAAA comes from Clostridium sp. TW13 and encodes:
- the rny gene encoding ribonuclease Y produces the protein MDPIIYFIIDIVVLVLLAIVEIILIKNASKKRILDLEAESRTTLEAAQKEAEALKKESVLEAKEEVHKLRSDCDKELRERRNEIQRLERRNIQREESLDKKGDLLEKKDNELSNKMQEIKEVENQAHKLYAKQREELERISNLSSEDAKQILLDQVNREINHDVAIMIKEVETRAKEEADKRAREIITTAIQRCAADHVSETTVHVVALPNDEMKGRIIGREGRNIRTLETLTGVDLIIDDTPEAVILSSFDPIRREVARIALEKLIVDGRIHPARIEEMVDRATKDVENDIKEEGEQATFETGVHGLHPEVIKLLGRLKYRTSYGQNVLKHSIEVSYLAGLMASELGLDVNIAKRAGLLHDIGKGVDQEYEGPHAIIGGDLAKKYRESPVIVNAIAAHHGDVEMISMEAVLVQAADAISAARPGARRETLEAYIKRLEKLEEIANSYEGVEKSYAIQAGREIRIIVKPECVDDAGAVEMARNMVKNIEEQLEYPGQIKVNIIRETRAVDYAK
- a CDS encoding stage V sporulation protein S, whose product is MEVLKVSTKSNPNSVAGALAAIIKEKNIVEIQAVGAGAINQAVKAIAIARGFVAPSGKDIVCIPAFTDIEIDGEERTAIKLIIQPR